The Methanoregula sp. UBA64 nucleotide sequence CCTGCGCCGGGATCGCCCGGACCGTGACCGAGGGGAAGGTGCCGTGGATCTTTACTGCATAGATCATGTTTGTGGTCGGGAGTTTTGCCGCCATGGAACGCATGAACCCGGATGCGTTCTCTTCCCGGTCAACGGTTGCCTGCCGGAGATCGGTATCGAAGTACGTGACCGTGGCAAACGGCGTTGTCTGGGAATCGGCTGCGGCAACGACCGAGCCGTCGGCCTTTGCCTGCCAGACTTTCCCGTCCAGCACGATCATCTCGCCTTCGAGTTTGTCGAACGTGCCGATCCCGAAGTCGCCGTGCTTTTTTATCTCGCCGATGGTCACGTTGCCGTCATACACGCCCTGCATCAGCGCATCGATGGTCGAGACCTGGTAGAGCGTGTCGCGGTCGGCCGTATTTGTGCCGGAATGTTTTGCATACCCGGTGTAGATCGCGGTCCCGGCAAAGACTATTGCTACCGCAAGGCCGATGCCGAGGAAAAATTTTCTGTCCATGAAGGGAACCGGCCGCTTACTTGGTGCCGGTGACCTTGATGACGTGGTACCCGAACTGGGTCTTTACCGGGCCGACAACGGCGCCCTTCTCTGCGGCAAAGGCTGCGGCTTCGAACTCGGGGACCATCTGGCCCTTCTCGAACCAGCCGAGGTCTCCGCCGTTCTTCTTTGACGGGCAGGAGGAGAAGCGCTTTGCAAGTGCGGCAAAGTCTTCGCCGTCTTTTATCCTCTTTAAGATCTTGTTTGCGTCGTCCTCGCTCGTGACAAGGATGTGGGATGCGCGAATCTGTGTGGTCATGTATAATGATGGGGGGGTTTTGGGATAAAATGGTTGATGGGCGGGTTTTGTTGCATGTCCTTTGCCCGGGCAGGTGACGGTATCTCCCGGAGGATTGGTTCTCCGACGGAGGGACGTTTCCGACCGGAGCCGTGCCGGAAGGTTCCAGTGGAAACGGTGCCAATCCACTCCACGATTATTATTTTAATCAGTTGTTTTCAAAAACCGGGCATTTTAAGGGGAAATTGACCGGCGTCTTTAGCGGGCTTCCTGCGGCCGCGGTTTTGGGATCGATAGAATGGTCAACTAAGCATGAGATCTGCCAACCGGTGCAATCTGTGAACGTTTCTCAGATCTACGACGGAGAAATTCTTATTTGAAGGATGTACCGACGGTGACTAGTAAGATGAAGACGCTCCTGGGGGCTCCGGCAAGCCTCCGCCCCCGCCGCGTGGGCGTCCCCCGGTTGCGATAGTGTTGTATTACCTGCATTGGGGTGCTGCTCCCGGTGCAGGTAATGCAGAGACATCGCATGTGCGCCCCGTCCCCCTCGGGGGACTGGTGGCGCAAGAGGGGGGCTTGCAGGGTACGGGAAAACCTGCCGGGTGCAGGCTGTCCGGGCCTCCATCCAATCAGAATCAGATTGCTCCCCCAAAATTTTTCCGGCATTTTGGATTTTCGTCCAAAAAAATCCGGCCGTACCAACTTTCGCCCGGAATTTTTTTGGGATTTTCAGATTTCGAACCGGAAAAAAACCGGCCGAAAAAATTTCAGTCCGAAATTTTTTACATTTTTCAACTTTCGACCGGAAAAATTTCCGGTTTTTAAAATTTCGCGGCCAAAAAAAGTCCGGGTTTTCCGATCCCGGTGCCGGGCCCGTATCGCATGGTTTACGCCGGAGAAGTGAGTTAGTTGTGTAACTAACACCTTTTTTTCCAACTTTCGCGCCAACTTTTTTTTCTTTTTTCAACTTTCATTCCAAAAATTTTTAGGATTTTCAATTTTCGCGCTGAAAAAAATTTGCCGGAAAAAATTTCGCGGCAAAAAAATCCGGCCGTACCAGATTTCGAACCAAAAATTTTTGGCCGGGAAAAATTTCAGACCGTGCGGGTGTGACATGATCGGCCGGAAAAATTTACGGGCAACGTACACGCTCCGTCGGACGTGTAAGCCAAAAGAGGGTTTTTTCCAATGTTCGCGGCGATCTTCTGGAAATTTTTTGGCGTGAAAGTTCGTACAAGTGCAAAACGACAAGGTACAGGGCAGGTATATTCGCTCCATTTTAGAGCGTCTCACCCCAGATCCGGGTAACCCTGCCAGCCGAAGGATCGATATCAAAGAACACCCGCAGGTCCGTGCAATTGATCCAGCGATCCGCCATCAGGGTCGGCGGCCACCGCACGGTCTCTGTCTGGTTCAGAAGTGGACGCGGCTGATCCGTGATGCCTTCGATCACTCCCCCGCTTTTGAGGAACTCCTTCACACACGGGTCGTTAAAGGCTGCATCGATGAGCGTCATCCTGTCAACTCCCGGGAAATCGACCGGGATGGCATCGATCTCTTTCTGGGTAGGATGGTCGGGATCGGCAATTGCGTGGGTTTCAGGGAGTGGCTGCATCTCCCGGGGACAAGAAAATTCGGGAGGATTTACCAGAAATGCCGGGCAGGTGTGGGGGTCTTGCTCGCGGGTGGTGGTTACATTCGCTGTTGGAAGCGGGGTTGCAGGTTCCGCTATTGGTTGTGTCGTGATCGGGGATTGTGTTCCCGTGTCATTTACCTGCTGTTGCGGCATTGGCTGGGAATTATTCACCGATGTTGTACAGCCCGCGACAAAGAGAAATAGAATAAGACAACAAAGAAGAATTTTGCTCATCGGTGATACCCTCCCCTCTTTTTACTGCCTCTGATAAGAGGTACACGATCACAAAATCTCATCGTAATTGATAACCTGCCCGGGGGCGCGGGATTGACCCCCGAGATACAGCCGCATCCGGTAATGCAGACAAGGAGCATGAGGACAACGAGCATTTTTCCCATCATCATGCAGGTCTCCGGTACGCCGTTCATTCCTTTCTGTATCTCCGTGAGGCAAGTGCGCCCAGGCCCGCAGCAGCGAGGGATACTGCCAGCGGGAGCGAAGCCGGATGGGTTGTCGGGATCTCACGCGGAGGATTCCCGATTGCAGCTGTCGTCCCCTGAGACATATTTTGCAGGAGTGCCGGGGAAGCTGTGGTATTCCGTGCGGGGATCGTTGGTTTCGGGCTCTGGCGTTCGGTAAGATTGAACTGCGTACTCACCGGCTCACCATAGTCCGGGTTGACCGGTGTGACCCTGACCCTGTAGGTAAGCGGCACCCAGCCTGCCGTATGAACCGGGCAGGACCATTCCCCGGGAGAATTTTTACCAGGCTGTACTATGACCGTTTCTGACATCCCGAGTTTCCTTGCATCACTCATAAGAAATCCCCGGGCATTTTCCGGTGAAGATGGAAGTATGTCAACGAGAATCTCTTCACCCGATGGCACATTTGCCGTACCGTGCACTACAAAGGAATCGCCAACGTAATGATCGGCGACCGGGTCAATGGTTATCGACACGTTTGCAGAACTCTCCGGGTACAGTGACCCAAAGAAATACACGGCATCCGCTATCGCCCCGGTTGCATTCCCGTTGCCGGACACGGCCACAGAAGAAACCCCTGCACCGGTCGGATAATTCCTGAGTGCGGAACCATTGCGATCAACCGTTGTGATCGAACTGCCGTTCCCGAAGACAACATAATCCCCGGTCTCGTCAATAGCAATATTCCGTGAAAGGCGGGAGGTTTTGATCGTCCAGAGAATCGTGCCGTGATTATCCAGCCCGTACACGGACCCTTCCACAGATCCTACCACAATCCGGCTGGCATCGTCCGATATCGCAAGTGACGACCCGGTCTCCGGGAACGAACGCTCACCGACAAGACCCCCGGTCCGGTTGAACAAGTAGAGATTCCCGTACCTGCCCCCGACAACGGCGATTATTGCATTGTCCCCGCTGATCGCGACGGTATCTGGTCCGCCGGTCCGGTATTTCCAGAGCGGGGATCCGTTCCGGTCGAAGAGGAAAAGATCGTTCGGGTAACTGACCGTGCCCTGTGGGGTTGTGCCGGGATTTGTTCCCGCTGCTGCGATCAGCGTGCCGTCTTTTGAGATGGTGAGCGAGTGGACCGGTGCATCGGTGCCACCTGTCCACAGGACAGAACCGTTCCGGTCAAGGCAGATCACCCGGCGTTCCTCTGTTCCCACGTATATCTGCGAAGCATCCGGTGAAATAGCAACTGCGACTGGCGGGCTCATGGTGGAATAATTCCAGAGGATCGCACCGGTCCGGTCAAAGATGATCACATGGTTTGATGTCGTGGACGTGACCGAACCCGCGCAGCAGCCCGGCACCAGTTCGGATGCCGCAATGATGCTGTTGTCCCGCGCAATGCTGATCGAAGAGATCCACGGCGGGCGTTCAGCGGTAAACTGCCTACTCCAGAGGAGTGCGCCGGTCCGGTTGAAGTACAGGAGCGAATTTTCGTCCGCCACGTACGCCGCCAGGTACTGTCCGTCATCGGAGATGGTTACCTTGTTGAGATTGCCTTCATAGGTTGCATTTGGCGACAGGGCAAACGTCCACTGGGGCTGGACCGCAAGGGCCGGGACGCACAACAGGCAGAGTGCCATGAGAGCGAGCAGGAATTGTGATGCGGTTGATATTTTTTTACCCTGAATCATGGAATCACTCCCCAATCATTTTTATTCCCTGTTATCCCCGGCTGCCGGTGATGTTAAAGAACGTATGTTTTTCTATCCCTCCGTTTCTCCCGCTCACACTCAGGAGATACCGACCGCCTTGAAGGAACCCGTGCTGCGATGTATCTACGGACCACGACCAGGTGTTGATGCTGCAATTCCCCACAGTGACGGATACATTGCCGGCAAACCCCCCGCCGCACGGATTTACCGAATCCAAACCAGAGGGGACCTTGGGACAGGGAACAAATTCCCCTGAATCTATTTTTAGCACCATGGGTTCTTCGGCTGCCAGGTTCGTGGTCCCGGTGAAGGTGATGATGTCTCCAAGATCATGATCGGGCACGGGATCGATAGCGATCTCCGGCGCGTTTGTAAGATTTTCTGCGGATGTTTGTTGCGGGCACAGGGTTATTGCCGGTGGTACGGGGCCGGTGGTGTCCGGGGAAACTGCCGGTTTGTTGATCTCCGGTACGTGGTTTG carries:
- the budA gene encoding acetolactate decarboxylase, coding for MDRKFFLGIGLAVAIVFAGTAIYTGYAKHSGTNTADRDTLYQVSTIDALMQGVYDGNVTIGEIKKHGDFGIGTFDKLEGEMIVLDGKVWQAKADGSVVAAADSQTTPFATVTYFDTDLRQATVDREENASGFMRSMAAKLPTTNMIYAVKIHGTFPSVTVRAIPAQEKPYPNLTAAAQEQKVHTYTNVTGTVVGFYTPVFLKGLNAEGYHLHFLSDDHTEGGHILDATIPAGSTVQYDVTPYFTMALPTSGAFAGTDLSGDLSKSLAAVEQ
- a CDS encoding peptidylprolyl isomerase; the encoded protein is MTTQIRASHILVTSEDDANKILKRIKDGEDFAALAKRFSSCPSKKNGGDLGWFEKGQMVPEFEAAAFAAEKGAVVGPVKTQFGYHVIKVTGTK
- a CDS encoding WD40 repeat domain-containing protein, whose translation is MIQGKKISTASQFLLALMALCLLCVPALAVQPQWTFALSPNATYEGNLNKVTISDDGQYLAAYVADENSLLYFNRTGALLWSRQFTAERPPWISSISIARDNSIIAASELVPGCCAGSVTSTTSNHVIIFDRTGAILWNYSTMSPPVAVAISPDASQIYVGTEERRVICLDRNGSVLWTGGTDAPVHSLTISKDGTLIAAAGTNPGTTPQGTVSYPNDLFLFDRNGSPLWKYRTGGPDTVAISGDNAIIAVVGGRYGNLYLFNRTGGLVGERSFPETGSSLAISDDASRIVVGSVEGSVYGLDNHGTILWTIKTSRLSRNIAIDETGDYVVFGNGSSITTVDRNGSALRNYPTGAGVSSVAVSGNGNATGAIADAVYFFGSLYPESSANVSITIDPVADHYVGDSFVVHGTANVPSGEEILVDILPSSPENARGFLMSDARKLGMSETVIVQPGKNSPGEWSCPVHTAGWVPLTYRVRVTPVNPDYGEPVSTQFNLTERQSPKPTIPARNTTASPALLQNMSQGTTAAIGNPPREIPTTHPASLPLAVSLAAAGLGALASRRYRKE